A single region of the Microcella sp. genome encodes:
- a CDS encoding TylF/MycF/NovP-related O-methyltransferase: MRPEDRAKLREDIFEQVAGGATRFGVIGSDEVGHEVIELMSRRSPACTVRWYGDGPTATASGVSRALSTLATDAPEVIVVAEDLSKEAAIRDALPYLKYAPSIIIAGYAHYEFRDDLFEQTLANLHVPSIANGYPNTLIHLYECVRNAARLDLEGAIVEFGVFKGGTTMFLARLAKAFAREWRVIGFDTFGGFPPRRSALDMYAHPGAVFTDFASVERYLEADGVELIRGDIVETANQLGQTPVVVGFVDTDNYSSARAAIEAMRENVVTGGAIVFDHLTGVARFRYTLGERMAARELLADDDRFFNLHGTGVFMKQK, encoded by the coding sequence ATGCGGCCGGAAGACAGGGCAAAGCTGCGAGAGGACATCTTCGAGCAAGTCGCCGGTGGTGCGACTCGCTTCGGCGTCATCGGATCCGATGAAGTTGGGCATGAAGTCATTGAACTAATGTCCCGCCGTTCGCCGGCGTGCACGGTGCGTTGGTACGGCGACGGCCCGACGGCGACTGCGTCGGGGGTATCGCGCGCGCTGAGCACTCTCGCTACTGACGCTCCCGAAGTTATTGTGGTCGCCGAGGACCTGTCCAAGGAAGCTGCGATTCGAGACGCCCTGCCTTATCTCAAGTACGCCCCGAGCATAATTATCGCCGGGTACGCGCACTATGAGTTTCGGGATGACCTCTTTGAGCAGACGCTAGCGAACCTACATGTGCCTTCGATCGCGAACGGCTATCCAAATACCTTGATACACCTGTACGAGTGTGTTCGGAATGCGGCACGCTTAGATCTCGAGGGCGCGATTGTCGAGTTCGGCGTGTTCAAGGGTGGGACAACGATGTTCCTGGCTCGATTGGCGAAGGCCTTTGCTCGTGAATGGCGTGTGATCGGCTTCGACACGTTCGGCGGGTTCCCACCGCGTCGATCTGCGCTCGATATGTACGCTCACCCTGGTGCTGTATTCACCGACTTCGCTTCTGTCGAGCGCTACCTCGAGGCCGATGGTGTTGAGCTCATCCGAGGCGACATCGTCGAGACTGCCAACCAGCTCGGCCAGACTCCGGTCGTCGTTGGCTTCGTCGACACGGACAACTACAGCTCGGCGAGGGCGGCGATCGAGGCCATGCGTGAGAACGTGGTGACTGGGGGCGCGATCGTCTTCGATCACCTAACGGGTGTCGCACGTTTCCGCTACACATTAGGCGAGAGGATGGCCGCAAGAGAGCTGTTGGCAGACGACGATCGCTTCTTCAATCTGCACGGAACCGGCGTATTCATGAAACAGAAATAA
- a CDS encoding thymidylate synthase: MRYRNATFAFVRELHSVRQQGRPVEVRGRTTHELLARLVILTNPRERFITVPGRGNDCVATIAETMWVLAGRSDMEFLSRYLTRATDYSDDGAVWRAAYGPRLRAWGDLVDQIDQIRQLLLNDPTSRRAVAALYDPAQDFDNASKDVPCNNWLHFMLRDGRLDLNIVIRSNDILWGFSGINTFEWSVLHEAMAFWLGASVGSASFFISSLHLYDEFEARADRCLSQFDARSGYESGWNPVSFATPWESFDATVGHWFEIEAGLRAGDNRAQDIKNFPDPLLRDFLYAVQIKWAKQHGASDLALRRLVGEIGKTDTAFALRELLFKDSRDLLEQPPEDHETGALESVLAELHRSKDASYGDSWKRRGEQVSILANIARKADRIGNVIGGSPSGSESLIDTAADLFVYALKYETYLADQDESAARAIFGRSGSGFSDGPLGFEELITQRGLRGDFGKIEAEVEAVVQQFDKVDKLVRLGSPSMEEKVAAARRLSDLAARVLMAVASGTPNPLSALRREFE, translated from the coding sequence ATGCGTTATCGAAATGCGACGTTTGCATTCGTTCGTGAACTCCACAGTGTTCGACAGCAAGGCAGGCCAGTAGAGGTAAGGGGTCGAACAACCCACGAGCTCCTCGCCCGTCTGGTTATCTTGACGAACCCTCGCGAGCGATTCATCACTGTTCCAGGCCGCGGCAACGACTGTGTGGCCACAATCGCGGAAACCATGTGGGTCCTCGCCGGTCGTTCGGACATGGAGTTCCTTTCTCGCTACCTGACTCGCGCGACGGACTACTCCGATGACGGCGCAGTTTGGCGTGCGGCGTATGGCCCGCGGCTTCGAGCATGGGGAGACTTGGTAGACCAAATTGACCAGATACGACAGCTCCTGCTGAACGATCCAACGTCCCGTCGCGCGGTCGCCGCTCTTTACGATCCGGCGCAGGACTTCGACAACGCAAGCAAAGACGTCCCTTGCAACAACTGGCTGCACTTCATGCTCCGCGACGGTCGCCTCGATCTCAACATCGTGATTCGGTCTAACGACATCCTCTGGGGCTTCTCGGGGATAAACACTTTCGAGTGGAGCGTGCTGCACGAGGCCATGGCTTTCTGGCTCGGTGCTTCAGTTGGCAGTGCCAGCTTCTTCATATCCTCGCTGCATTTGTATGACGAGTTCGAGGCGCGCGCCGACCGCTGCTTGTCGCAATTCGACGCACGTTCTGGCTACGAGTCGGGATGGAACCCGGTTAGTTTCGCGACTCCGTGGGAATCGTTCGACGCTACGGTAGGCCATTGGTTCGAGATCGAAGCCGGACTGCGCGCTGGCGATAATCGAGCGCAGGACATCAAGAATTTCCCAGACCCCCTCCTACGCGACTTTCTCTACGCAGTCCAGATCAAGTGGGCCAAGCAGCATGGGGCAAGCGACCTTGCTCTTCGGCGACTTGTTGGCGAAATCGGCAAGACGGACACAGCCTTCGCGTTGCGCGAGTTGCTATTCAAGGACTCGCGCGATCTACTTGAACAGCCGCCGGAAGATCATGAAACCGGCGCCCTCGAGTCGGTGCTGGCAGAGTTGCACCGTTCAAAAGACGCTTCGTACGGCGACTCGTGGAAGCGGCGGGGGGAACAAGTCAGCATTCTCGCGAACATCGCGCGTAAAGCTGACCGAATCGGGAACGTGATCGGCGGGTCTCCGTCTGGGAGTGAGTCACTGATTGACACTGCAGCGGACCTCTTTGTGTACGCGCTGAAGTACGAGACCTACCTCGCAGATCAAGACGAGTCAGCTGCTCGAGCGATATTCGGCCGCAGTGGATCAGGGTTTAGCGATGGACCATTGGGTTTCGAAGAGCTGATCACGCAACGTGGTCTCCGAGGAGACTTCGGAAAGATCGAGGCGGAGGTTGAGGCGGTCGTTCAACAGTTTGACAAGGTGGACAAGCTCGTGCGTCTCGGTTCGCCATCGATGGAGGAGAAGGTCGCCGCAGCTCGTCGACTATCTGACCTCGCCGCGAGGGTCCTCATGGCGGTAGCCAGCGGAACTCCAAATCCCCTCTCCGCTCTCCGACGAGAGTTCGAATAG
- a CDS encoding carbohydrate ABC transporter permease, which produces MLIFLALVYIYPFLISISGSFKTDAEATQDPLALIPATITFAAYERLFANSPFPLWAGNTVLITVCVTVGRVLFDSMAGYALSRLKFRGRTVIFVLFIGILSVPGVVLLIPRFLILNQIGLYDTYGGMIIPLLSTAAGVFIMKQFFDSIPESIEEAARIDGAGNFRRFWSVVLPMATPALVTIFILSFQGSWNELGHFIVSRQSQELNTLTVGVAQLVSGTLGAGNQFPLQLAAAVLMSIPVAVLFFIFQRRIMNTTEGAEKG; this is translated from the coding sequence ATGCTGATCTTCCTCGCGCTCGTCTACATCTACCCGTTCTTGATCTCGATCTCGGGGTCATTCAAGACGGATGCTGAGGCGACGCAAGACCCGCTGGCCCTGATTCCCGCGACGATCACCTTCGCCGCCTACGAGCGACTGTTCGCGAACTCGCCGTTCCCGCTCTGGGCGGGCAACACGGTGCTCATCACCGTGTGCGTGACGGTCGGTCGAGTGCTGTTCGACTCGATGGCCGGCTACGCGCTCTCGAGGCTGAAGTTTCGCGGACGCACCGTGATCTTCGTGCTCTTCATCGGCATCTTGTCGGTGCCGGGCGTCGTGCTGCTGATTCCGCGGTTCTTGATCCTCAACCAGATCGGGCTCTACGACACGTACGGCGGCATGATCATTCCGCTGCTCTCGACAGCAGCCGGGGTGTTCATCATGAAGCAGTTCTTCGACTCGATTCCTGAGTCGATCGAAGAGGCGGCGCGCATCGACGGCGCCGGCAACTTCCGGCGCTTCTGGTCGGTCGTGCTGCCGATGGCGACGCCTGCGCTCGTGACGATCTTCATCCTTTCGTTCCAAGGTTCGTGGAACGAACTGGGCCATTTCATCGTCAGCCGTCAGAGTCAAGAGCTCAACACGCTGACGGTCGGCGTCGCCCAGCTCGTGTCAGGCACGCTCGGCGCCGGCAACCAGTTCCCGCTGCAGCTCGCAGCCGCCGTGCTCATGAGCATTCCGGTGGCCGTGCTGTTCTTCATCTTCCAGCGTCGCATCATGAACACGACGGAGGGCGCTGAGAAGGGGTAG
- a CDS encoding carbohydrate ABC transporter permease — MARAAQRTRRGGGIRRGEARAGYLFIAPAVIITVVFLAIPVLLAFWVSVSDWNGFQSPLNPRVNFVGLENYAAITVEDGLDQRNFGRSIRNNFYYVLLVVPLQTALSLFLAVQVNRAVLKGRGFFRTAFYFPSVTSSVAIVIVFQFLFLGTGAVNAVLRAIGIQGPNWFNDPTGIFHGFVSIFGLTTPPPFLADGGMLGVSWWEWLSGPSVAMMVLIFLAVFTTSGTFMLLFLAALQSIGAEIEEAALMDGAGPFRKFFSITLPMLKPTLFTVLTLGLIGSWQVFDQIYILGGGAPGGTLMTPAYLLYESSFIDLQWGQGAAIAFILFVFIILLTLLQRWILRDRAPKKRGVAQTAVKGGVS, encoded by the coding sequence ATGGCACGCGCTGCACAGCGCACTCGCCGCGGCGGAGGAATCCGCCGCGGCGAGGCCCGCGCCGGCTATCTGTTCATCGCTCCGGCGGTGATCATCACGGTCGTCTTCTTGGCCATTCCGGTTCTGCTCGCCTTCTGGGTGAGCGTGAGCGACTGGAACGGCTTTCAGTCGCCCTTGAACCCCCGCGTGAACTTCGTCGGGCTCGAGAACTACGCGGCGATCACGGTCGAAGACGGCCTTGATCAACGCAACTTCGGGCGCTCGATTCGCAACAACTTCTATTACGTGCTGCTCGTCGTGCCGCTGCAAACTGCTCTCTCGCTCTTCTTGGCCGTGCAGGTGAACCGCGCTGTGTTGAAGGGTCGCGGCTTCTTCCGCACCGCCTTCTACTTTCCGTCGGTGACCTCGTCGGTCGCCATCGTGATCGTCTTCCAGTTTCTCTTTCTCGGCACCGGCGCCGTGAACGCGGTGCTGCGTGCCATTGGCATCCAAGGCCCCAACTGGTTCAACGACCCGACGGGCATTTTCCACGGCTTCGTCAGCATCTTCGGGCTCACGACGCCTCCCCCTTTTCTCGCCGACGGTGGGATGCTCGGTGTCAGCTGGTGGGAGTGGCTGAGCGGCCCCTCCGTCGCCATGATGGTGCTCATCTTCTTGGCGGTCTTCACGACTTCGGGCACCTTCATGCTGCTGTTCTTGGCAGCACTGCAGAGCATTGGTGCCGAGATCGAAGAGGCGGCGCTCATGGATGGCGCGGGGCCGTTTCGCAAGTTCTTCTCCATCACGCTACCGATGCTCAAGCCGACGCTCTTCACCGTGCTCACGCTGGGGTTGATCGGCTCGTGGCAGGTGTTCGACCAGATCTACATCCTCGGTGGAGGAGCCCCGGGCGGCACGCTCATGACGCCGGCTTACCTGCTCTACGAGTCGTCGTTCATCGACCTGCAGTGGGGTCAGGGCGCGGCCATCGCGTTCATCCTGTTCGTGTTCATCATTCTGCTCACGCTGCTGCAGCGCTGGATTCTGCGTGATCGCGCGCCGAAGAAGCGCGGCGTCGCGCAGACAGCCGTCAAGGGAGGTGTGTCATGA
- a CDS encoding sugar ABC transporter substrate-binding protein, producing the protein MRTSQWSAAALAAGLVVTLAACTPASESGNGSSETESLSMLIASSSPAESGYYEDAAARFTEETGTEVEVIIANDLIQQLGQGFAGNSAPDVFYLPWDQFQTYAAQGFLEPYAADLANAGEFLPALQEQFSYQDEFYCAPKDFSTLGLQINTDAWAAAGLTDADVPTTWDDLSAVAATLTTDGQVGLSMGREYARVGVFMNQAGGTLIDNGEVTADSAENAEGLAYVQSLVDEGSLAFPPDLESGWGGEAFGLGRAAMVIEGPWINGAMQNDFPDREFISVELPAGPAGPSTFSFATCWGMPIDSPTRDASMQFIEFLTSDDEQLAAAAAFGVIPSTTSGSAAYAEQFPENAAFVAGVDYAVSPVSFAGAAAVLTEFNSELETFGAANPASILASLQTNLQAAFDSAQ; encoded by the coding sequence GTGAGGACATCACAATGGAGCGCCGCTGCTCTCGCCGCGGGGCTCGTCGTCACTCTAGCCGCGTGCACGCCGGCTAGCGAGAGCGGCAACGGATCAAGTGAAACCGAATCGCTGTCGATGCTCATCGCATCGTCGAGCCCGGCAGAGTCGGGCTACTACGAAGACGCGGCAGCTCGCTTCACCGAAGAGACGGGCACCGAGGTCGAGGTCATCATCGCCAACGACCTCATTCAGCAACTCGGTCAGGGCTTCGCCGGCAACAGTGCGCCCGACGTGTTCTATTTGCCGTGGGACCAGTTCCAGACCTACGCGGCGCAGGGCTTCCTTGAGCCCTACGCAGCTGACCTGGCGAACGCGGGCGAGTTCTTGCCCGCACTGCAAGAGCAGTTCAGCTACCAGGACGAGTTCTACTGCGCGCCGAAAGACTTCTCGACGCTCGGTCTGCAGATCAACACCGACGCGTGGGCGGCCGCTGGCCTCACCGACGCTGACGTGCCCACCACATGGGACGACCTGTCGGCGGTTGCCGCCACGCTCACCACTGATGGCCAGGTCGGCCTCTCGATGGGTCGCGAGTATGCCCGCGTGGGTGTCTTCATGAACCAGGCCGGTGGCACGCTCATCGACAACGGCGAGGTCACCGCTGACTCGGCCGAGAACGCTGAGGGTCTCGCCTACGTGCAGAGCCTCGTCGACGAAGGCTCGCTCGCCTTCCCGCCCGACCTCGAGTCGGGCTGGGGCGGAGAAGCCTTCGGTCTCGGTCGCGCGGCCATGGTGATCGAGGGCCCGTGGATCAATGGCGCCATGCAGAACGACTTTCCCGACCGCGAGTTCATCTCGGTCGAGCTGCCGGCGGGCCCCGCGGGCCCGTCGACGTTCTCGTTCGCCACGTGCTGGGGCATGCCGATCGACTCGCCGACGCGCGATGCGTCGATGCAGTTCATCGAGTTCTTGACGAGTGACGACGAGCAGCTTGCTGCCGCCGCCGCCTTCGGCGTGATCCCCTCCACCACCTCGGGTTCGGCTGCTTACGCCGAGCAGTTCCCCGAGAACGCGGCCTTCGTCGCCGGTGTCGACTACGCGGTCAGCCCCGTGTCGTTCGCCGGTGCGGCAGCCGTGCTCACCGAGTTCAACAGCGAGCTCGAGACGTTCGGCGCCGCCAACCCCGCGAGCATCCTCGCGTCGCTGCAGACGAACCTGCAAGCGGCATTCGATTCGGCGCAGTAA
- a CDS encoding LacI family DNA-binding transcriptional regulator, with amino-acid sequence MMAKMPTVDDVAEAAQVSRQTVSNVINSPQIVREETRVRVQEAIDRLGYRPHASARRLRTRKSSTIGLRLDPLRDGISGAVLDRFVHKLAEQADERDLRVMIFTANGAEDELAHIRRLRDGSDIDAFILIATFHGDPRISWLIEHEVPFVSFGRPWGASLDDPRHRWVDVDGRAGVRDATAKLRASGCSRVGYIGWPSPSGTGDERRAGWEEASGFDADGLATYQVVTEDGVDQGSASARHLLALDEPCDAIVCASDSLALGASMAATALGQPELPVVGFDNTPVASAIGLSSIDQPLDEVVAATLTLLFGPDGDVVLPNPDSNEQPTNRLLVPRLVERRSTHRAFGETTGA; translated from the coding sequence ATGATGGCGAAGATGCCCACCGTCGACGATGTCGCCGAGGCCGCGCAGGTCTCACGCCAGACCGTCTCGAATGTCATCAATTCGCCCCAGATCGTGCGGGAAGAAACCCGCGTCAGGGTGCAAGAGGCCATCGACCGGCTCGGCTACCGGCCGCACGCTTCGGCTCGTCGTCTGCGCACCCGCAAGTCATCGACGATCGGTCTGCGCCTCGACCCGTTGCGCGACGGCATTTCGGGCGCCGTGCTCGACCGCTTCGTGCACAAGCTTGCCGAGCAGGCCGACGAGCGCGACCTGCGGGTCATGATCTTCACGGCCAACGGCGCCGAAGACGAGCTCGCGCACATCCGCCGCCTGCGCGATGGCAGCGACATCGACGCCTTCATTCTCATCGCGACCTTTCACGGCGACCCGCGCATCTCGTGGCTCATCGAGCACGAGGTGCCGTTCGTGTCGTTCGGGCGGCCGTGGGGCGCGTCGCTCGACGACCCGCGGCACCGCTGGGTCGACGTCGATGGCCGGGCGGGCGTGCGCGATGCGACGGCGAAATTGCGAGCATCCGGATGCTCGCGCGTCGGCTACATCGGCTGGCCGAGCCCCTCGGGCACGGGTGACGAGCGCCGCGCGGGGTGGGAAGAGGCAAGTGGCTTCGACGCCGACGGCCTGGCGACCTACCAAGTGGTCACCGAAGACGGCGTCGACCAGGGTTCGGCCTCGGCCCGTCACCTGCTGGCGCTCGACGAGCCGTGCGATGCGATCGTGTGCGCGAGCGACTCGCTCGCGCTCGGCGCATCGATGGCCGCGACCGCGCTCGGGCAGCCCGAACTGCCCGTCGTCGGGTTTGACAACACCCCGGTTGCGTCGGCGATCGGGCTGTCGAGCATCGACCAGCCGCTCGACGAGGTTGTCGCGGCCACCCTGACTCTGCTGTTCGGGCCCGACGGCGATGTCGTCTTGCCGAATCCAGACAGCAACGAGCAGCCGACGAATCGGCTGCTCGTGCCTCGACTTGTCGAACGTCGGTCTACCCACCGTGCGTTCGGCGAGACCACCGGTGCCTGA
- a CDS encoding glycogen debranching N-terminal domain-containing protein gives MLPTSDTGVNPSGVETLDQAGRLTDVTASLQPLLNDELVVLRAPTQAWSSSTGAMGSARIHGVYVSDVRVIRALRIRIGDQDAEHLSTGIRSADTVSVESLLRHLDDRTPDPEVRLTLDRVVDARGLRDTLTVRNRHEFALSAPIVIELDLDATSMESVKLGHEPEDAPTVSLDGETARWTGHSVSASVTSAELRVESTPTGIRLVGELSIAAASSISVSWRLEADDAIGAVRGDERPAPWSRPEVLAGDQRLSRWVDRALDDLDALRMTTAQHPDQTFLAAGAPWFFTLFGRDSIWAARMMLPLGTGLAGSTLRVLAGLQGTQQQPASAEEPGKIMHELRREALVIDDDITLPPLYYGTVDATPLFVCLLHDAWKWGLPDDEVRALLPSLEAALGWMRDDGDADGDGLLEYIDRSGHGLANQGWKDSGDSVQWRDGSLAEGPIALCEVQAYAYEAAMGGAALLEAFGRPGAEEWRAWAARLRASFHQKFWITDAERCGELGPYPAIALDAHKRPVDTVTSNLGHLLGTGLLDAEQAALMAARLGSPELDSGYGLRTMSTDSAGYWPLSYHGGSVWTHDTAIAVLGLAREGHGEVASSLARGLLRAAEGFDYRMPELHSGDPVDEVARPVPYPAACRPQAWSAASSVAVLTAALGLTPDAAAGTVHSSPLAGLGSVAVRGLRLGSRTIDIGV, from the coding sequence GTGTTGCCCACATCAGACACCGGTGTCAACCCCTCCGGCGTCGAAACCCTCGACCAGGCCGGGAGGCTGACCGACGTGACCGCATCGCTGCAACCCCTGCTCAACGACGAACTCGTCGTATTGCGGGCGCCCACGCAAGCCTGGTCATCGTCGACGGGCGCGATGGGTTCGGCGAGAATCCACGGCGTCTACGTGAGCGATGTGCGCGTGATTCGAGCGTTGCGCATTCGCATCGGCGATCAGGATGCTGAACACCTGTCAACCGGAATCCGCAGCGCTGACACGGTGAGCGTCGAGTCGCTCTTGCGCCACCTTGACGACCGCACGCCCGACCCCGAAGTGCGGTTGACCCTCGACCGCGTCGTCGACGCCCGCGGGCTGCGCGACACCCTCACCGTGCGCAACCGCCACGAGTTCGCACTCTCGGCACCGATCGTCATCGAGCTCGATCTCGACGCCACGAGCATGGAATCGGTGAAGCTCGGGCACGAACCCGAAGACGCGCCGACGGTGAGCCTCGACGGCGAGACCGCGCGGTGGACGGGCCACAGCGTGTCGGCGAGCGTCACTTCGGCAGAGTTGCGCGTCGAGAGCACCCCCACCGGAATCAGGCTCGTCGGCGAACTGTCGATCGCCGCGGCCAGCTCGATCAGCGTCTCGTGGCGACTCGAGGCTGACGACGCGATCGGCGCAGTACGCGGCGACGAGCGGCCCGCGCCGTGGAGCCGACCCGAGGTGCTCGCCGGCGACCAGCGGCTGAGTCGGTGGGTCGACCGAGCGCTCGACGACCTTGACGCGTTGCGCATGACGACGGCGCAGCATCCCGATCAGACGTTCCTCGCCGCTGGTGCACCGTGGTTCTTCACGCTGTTCGGGCGCGACTCGATCTGGGCCGCGCGCATGATGCTGCCGCTCGGCACCGGGCTCGCGGGCAGCACATTGCGCGTGCTCGCGGGGTTGCAGGGCACACAGCAGCAGCCCGCCTCGGCCGAAGAGCCCGGCAAGATCATGCACGAGCTGCGGCGCGAGGCGCTCGTGATCGACGACGACATCACGCTGCCTCCGCTCTACTACGGCACGGTCGACGCGACTCCGTTGTTTGTGTGCCTGCTGCACGATGCCTGGAAGTGGGGGCTGCCCGACGACGAGGTGCGCGCTCTGCTGCCGAGCCTCGAAGCGGCGCTGGGCTGGATGCGCGACGACGGCGACGCCGACGGCGACGGCCTGCTCGAATACATCGACCGCAGTGGGCACGGCCTCGCGAACCAGGGTTGGAAAGACTCGGGCGACAGTGTGCAGTGGCGCGACGGCTCGCTCGCCGAAGGCCCGATCGCGCTGTGCGAAGTGCAGGCCTATGCCTACGAGGCGGCCATGGGGGGCGCCGCGCTGCTCGAGGCCTTCGGCCGCCCCGGCGCCGAGGAGTGGCGCGCGTGGGCGGCACGGCTGCGCGCGTCATTCCACCAGAAGTTCTGGATCACCGACGCCGAACGCTGCGGAGAACTCGGCCCCTACCCCGCGATCGCGCTCGACGCGCACAAGCGCCCCGTCGACACCGTCACGAGCAACCTCGGGCACTTGCTGGGCACCGGCCTGCTCGACGCCGAGCAGGCGGCTCTCATGGCCGCCCGCCTGGGCTCACCCGAACTCGACTCGGGCTACGGCCTGCGCACCATGTCGACCGACTCGGCCGGCTACTGGCCGCTCAGCTACCACGGCGGCTCGGTCTGGACCCACGACACCGCGATCGCCGTGCTCGGCCTCGCACGTGAAGGCCACGGCGAGGTCGCGTCGTCACTCGCGCGCGGTCTGCTGCGCGCCGCCGAAGGCTTCGACTACCGCATGCCCGAACTGCACTCGGGCGACCCGGTCGACGAGGTCGCGCGCCCGGTGCCGTATCCGGCCGCGTGTCGACCCCAGGCATGGTCAGCGGCCTCGTCGGTCGCCGTGCTCACTGCTGCCCTTGGGCTGACACCGGATGCCGCAGCGGGCACCGTGCACTCGTCACCGCTCGCCGGGCTCGGCTCTGTCGCCGTGCGCGGCCTGCGGCTCGGAAGCCGCACGATCGACATCGGCGTCTAG
- a CDS encoding NAD(P)-binding domain-containing protein: MTDPDLTTSCVVIGAGQAGLSVAYYLRRLGLEAGQEFVLLDRGPSTGGAWQFRWEALRLGSAHRVNDLPGMDELGVSFATADQHAPARDIVADYYRRYEEHFGLQVVRPANVTHISDLGRDLLVRFTTENGPLELGASTIVNATGTWGSPFIPYYPGVREFTGQHVHTSDYESAESFADKDVVVVGAGTSAIGFILELEPHAASITWATRRPPEFLDEVELNLEAAEKAVAAQDDAARAGRALPSIVSGTGVPRTRRIQAAIDRGVLDYRPMFDRVETDAVVWADGTRQHADAIIWATGFRPELRHLAPLKLREKEGGVSVASHHSERDPRVFFAGYGPAASTIGANRAGRNIARQVVATLSKMGR, encoded by the coding sequence GTGACTGACCCCGACCTGACCACCTCGTGCGTGGTCATCGGTGCGGGCCAGGCTGGCCTCTCGGTGGCGTACTACCTTCGACGACTCGGCCTCGAAGCCGGTCAAGAGTTCGTGCTGCTCGATCGCGGGCCCAGTACGGGCGGCGCCTGGCAGTTTCGCTGGGAGGCGCTGCGGCTGGGTTCGGCGCACCGCGTCAACGACCTGCCTGGCATGGACGAGCTCGGCGTGAGCTTCGCCACCGCCGACCAGCACGCGCCCGCCCGCGACATCGTGGCCGACTACTACCGACGCTACGAAGAGCACTTCGGCCTGCAGGTGGTGCGGCCGGCGAACGTCACGCACATCAGCGATCTCGGGCGCGACCTGCTCGTGCGCTTCACCACCGAGAACGGCCCGCTCGAGCTGGGGGCCTCGACGATCGTCAACGCGACGGGCACGTGGGGCTCGCCGTTCATTCCCTACTACCCGGGAGTGCGCGAGTTCACCGGCCAGCACGTGCACACGAGCGATTACGAGTCGGCCGAGTCGTTCGCCGACAAAGACGTCGTCGTCGTCGGTGCGGGCACGAGTGCCATCGGATTCATTCTCGAGCTCGAGCCGCACGCGGCCAGCATCACGTGGGCGACGCGTCGCCCGCCCGAGTTTCTCGATGAGGTCGAGCTCAACCTCGAGGCCGCCGAGAAGGCAGTGGCTGCGCAAGACGACGCGGCACGAGCTGGCCGAGCGCTGCCGAGCATCGTCTCAGGCACGGGGGTGCCGCGCACGCGTCGCATTCAGGCCGCGATCGACCGCGGCGTGCTCGACTACCGGCCGATGTTCGATCGCGTCGAGACCGACGCGGTGGTCTGGGCGGACGGCACCCGTCAGCACGCCGACGCGATCATCTGGGCCACCGGCTTTCGCCCCGAGCTGCGCCATCTCGCCCCCCTCAAGTTGCGCGAGAAAGAGGGCGGAGTCTCGGTGGCGAGCCACCACTCTGAGCGCGACCCCCGCGTCTTCTTCGCCGGCTACGGCCCTGCCGCGTCGACGATCGGCGCCAACCGCGCAGGGCGCAACATTGCACGCCAGGTCGTCGCCACCCTCAGCAAGATGGGGCGCTGA
- a CDS encoding DUF3073 domain-containing protein: protein MGRGRQKAKHTKVARELKYYTPDTNLTALERELAAASHENEYVDKWADLVDDDELDEDDDSESPAAQTA from the coding sequence ATGGGGCGCGGCCGACAAAAAGCAAAGCACACCAAGGTGGCTCGGGAACTCAAGTACTACACCCCCGACACCAACCTGACCGCGCTCGAGCGAGAGCTCGCCGCGGCATCGCACGAGAACGAGTACGTCGACAAGTGGGCTGACCTGGTCGACGACGACGAGCTCGACGAAGACGACGACAGCGAGAGCCCGGCGGCGCAGACCGCCTGA